The Castanea sativa cultivar Marrone di Chiusa Pesio chromosome 11, ASM4071231v1 genome contains a region encoding:
- the LOC142615553 gene encoding serine/threonine-protein kinase-like protein CCR4 — translation MSEIETDDSCSESNETPHAVAQFSYSISSCFPPGTSEIDSSSEIYEIIPNNTSISTSPRRTTTFKEILKLKSSNSSKSNRTPLKFSHSKINSILSIFSAAKSQTNSSKRPRHTILTTRFKGVEIIVREKFPLKMLLEATNNFSKDCEIGKNGYGSLYHAILDDGREVAIKHADNDYEFLSELQASSRLNHKNVVRLLGFCEDSKERLLVYEHMEYGTLSSHLHNPKSTSLMSWAARIKVALDIARGIEYLHVYAVPPIIHRDIKPSNIFIDATLTAKLSNFNLSMNAPEWSDHITETVGTFGIRSDHSTEIVGTLGYIDPEYICTSHWTISADVHGFGVVLLEMLSGRKVYHANENDEETLLVKFVAPYIAQKEIHRILDPKVPPPTPLEMKALANVASLALDYVSKEHVLRPSMTKVANNIQSALEGILEGQVIADNSIACNCESMR, via the coding sequence ATGTCTGAAATTGAAACAGATGATAGTTGTTCAGAATCTAATGAAACACCTCATGCAGTAGCACAATTCTCTTATTCTATATCGTCATGCTTCCCACCAGGTACGTCTGAAATAGACAGTAGTTCtgaaatttatgaaataattcCAAATAATACTTCCATATCAACAAGCCCTAGACGAACAACAACCTTCAAAGAGATTCTTAAGCTGAAGAGCAGTAATAGTTCAAAATCTAACCGAACACCTCTAAAATTCTCTCATTCCAAAATAAATTCCATATTGTCAATATTTTCTGCAGCCAAGTCACAAACAAACAGTTCCAAAAGACCTAGACACACAATCCTAACAACAAGATTCAAAGGCGTGGAAATTATAGTTAGGGAAAAATTTCCTTTGAAAATGCTACTTGAAGCCACTAACAACTTTTCAAAAGATTGCGAGATTGGAAAAAATGGCTATGGCTCACTGTACCATGCCATTTTAGATGATGGCCGAGAAGTGGCTATCAAGCATGCTGACAATGACTATGAATTCCTAAGTGAATTGCAAGCTTCATCCCGCCTCAATCACAAGAATGTTGTTCGCTTATTGGGATTTTGTGAAGATAGTAAGGAGCGCTTATTGGTCTACGAGCACATGGAATATGGTACCCTTTCTAGCCATCTTCACAATCCTAAAAGTACTTCTCTAATGTCATGGGCTGCCCGGATTAAAGTGGCACTAGACATAGCCAGAGGCATTGAATACCTACACGTGTATGCAGTACCACCAATCATACACCGAGATATCAAACCGTCTAACATATTTATAGATGCCACGTTGACTGCCAAGCTGTCTAACTTCAACCTATCTATGAATGCCCCCGAATGGTCTGATCATATCACTGAGACAGTGGGCACCTTTGGTATTCGGTCTGATCATAGCACTGAGATAGTGGGCACCCTTGGTTACATAGATCCTGAGTACATTTGTACTTCACATTGGACAATCAGTGCTGATGTGCACGGCTTTGGAGTAGTATTGCTAGAAATGTTGTCCGGGCGCAAGGTATATCATGCAAATGAAAATGATGAGGAAACGCTTTTAGTTAAGTTTGTAGCGCCATACATTGCCCAAAAGGAAATTCACAGGATTTTGGACCCGAAAGTACCACCACCTACCCCATTGGAAATGAAGGCACTAGCAAATGTTGCATCCCTAGCATTGGATTATGTAAGTAAAGAACATGTACTTCGCCCCTCAATGACTAAGGTTGCAAACAATATACAAAGTGCCTTGGAAGGGATTTTGGAAGGGCAGGTAATTGCTGACAATTCAATTGCATGCAATTGTGAGTCAATGAGATGA
- the LOC142614951 gene encoding uncharacterized protein LOC142614951 codes for MASTSTSSSSSRSSSVLDDPSNPLYLHHEESPGAMLVYQPLVGENYPTWARSMQMALIAKNKLGFIDGTLTLSSPMVKTSSAIQAWVHCDKMVASWILNSVSQEIATSIVYKDTALEIWNNLRERLSQGNGPRVFQLLKDIAGITQGQSSITSYFTQLNVLWDQLQKFQPFPMCSCGFCTCNLGQKLNDLHHQDLVMQFLLGLNDSYAQVRAQILLMDPLPSINKVYSLLIQEERHCIVGNNSGLHVESSTLVTELSSSSGNKNNKNSKGKEKPTCNHCGMMGYPDEKCYKIHGYPPGFKPKVKNSSIVHQVNLQDEQVEKNSSFASTSFPFTQEQCQLFLAMLGTRIQSSNFTFTNKETHMTNNVIQLAAHSTSMAEFVANNSELCSPTISEETFSPSAKLESVSSLLNGTNPIPANNSDTDANGASSLSISLLFPPAMSEIETDDSCSESNETPRAATQFSHSISSCFPPGRSETNGSSEIYELVPTYPSISASPRRKTNFKKILKLKSSISSKSNQTPLKLSHSKRNSILSLFSAAKSVTNNSKRHRHTILTRRFKDLEIIDRENFPLKMLLKATNNFSEDCKIETGHFAPMYHAILDDGREVAIKRADNDNEFLSELQASSRLNHKNVARLLGFCKDSKERALVYEHMEYGTLRSHLHNPESTSLMSWASRIKVALDIARGIEYLHVYAVPPIIHRDIKPLNIFLDATLTAKLSSFNLSMEAPVDDWSSHECESVVGTSGYMAPEYVINGSLTTKVDVYSFGVVLLEMLSGCKAYHANENNEERFIVDFVVPYIAQKEIHRFLDPKVPPPTSLEMEALAYVASLALDCVSKEGVLRPSMTKVANNLQSALEGILEGQGNC; via the exons ATGGCTTCGACGTCAACTTCTTCATCCTCTTCACGAAGCTCATCCGTCTTGGATGATCCATCAAATCCTCTGTACCTGCACCATGAAGAAAGCCCTGGTGCTATGCTTGTGTATCAACCTCTTGTGGGAGAGAATTACCCAACTTGGGCAAGATCAATGCAAATGGCATTGATTGCCAAGAACAAGTTGGGGTTTATTGATGGCACATTGACTCTCTCATCTCCAATGGTCAAAACATCATCGGCAATTCAAGCTTGGGTTCACTGCGACAAAATGGTTGCTTCATGGATCCTCAATTCCGTTTCTCAAGAAATTGCTACAAGTATAGTCTATAAGGACACTGCTCTTGAAATCTGGAACAACCTTAGGGAAAGACTTTCACAAGGAAATGGACCACGAGTTTTTCAATTACTGAAGGATATTGCTGGTATTACTCAAGGTCAATCATCAATTACATCATATTTCACTCAATTGAACGTGCTCTGGGATCAATTGCAAAAATTTCAACCTTTTCCAATGTGTTCTTGTGGATTTTGCACTTGCAACTTAGGTCAGAAACTCAATGATCTTCATCATCAAGATTTAGTGATGCAATTCTTATTGGGTCTTAATGACTCCTATGCTCAAGTTAGGGCACAAATTTTATTGATGGATCCTCTCCCATCCATCAACAAAGTGTACTCTTTGCTAATTCAAGAAGAAAGGCACTGTATTGTGGGAAACAATTCAGGTCTTCATGTGGAATCATCAACCCTAGTTACTGAgttatcttcttcttcaggaaataaaaataacaagaacTCTAAGGGGAAAGAAAAGCCAACTTGCAATCACTGTGGAATGATGGGCTACCCTGATGAAAAATGTTACAAGATCCATGGCTACCCTCCTGGCTTCAAGCCAAAGGTCAAGAATTCCTCAATTGTACACCAAGTCAATCTTCAAGATGAACAAGTTGAAAAGAATTCTAGTTTTGCTTCTACTTCATTCCCATTCACTCAAGAGCAATGTCAACTGTTCTTAGCTATGCTGGGAACTCGGATTCAGTCAAGCAATTTCACTTTCACTAATAAAGAAACTCACATGACCAACAATGTAATTCAGCTAGCCGCTCACTCCACTTCTATGGCAG AATTTGTAGCCAACAACTCAGAACTTTGTAGTCCAACGATTAGTGAAGAAACATTTTCCCCATCAGCCAAGTTGGAGTCTGTTAGTTCTTTATTGAATGGAACAAATCCAATTCCAGCCAACAACTCTGACACCGATGCTAATGGAGCAAGTAGTCTTTCCATTTCATTACTCTTCCCACCTGCCATGTCTGAAATTGAAACAGATGATAGCTGTTCAGAATCTAATGAAACACCTCGTGCAGCAACACAATTCTCTCATTCTATATCGTCATGCTTCCCACCAGGTAGGTCTGAAACAAACGGTAGTTCTGAAATTTATGAACTAGTTCCAACTTATCCTTCCATATCAGCAAGCCCTAGACGCAAAACAAACTTCAAGAAGATTCTTAAGCTGAAAAGCAGTATTAGTTCAAAATCTAACCAAACACCTCTAAAATTATCTCATTCCAAAAGAAATTCCATATTGTCATTATTTTCCGCAGCCAAGTCAGTAACAAACAATTCCAAAAGACATAGACACACAATCCTAACAAGAAGATTCAAAGACTTGGAAATTATAGATAGGGAAAACTTTCCTTTGAAAATGCTACTCAAAGCCACTAACAACTTTTCAGAAGATTGCAAGATTGAAACAGGTCACTTTGCCCCAATGTACCATGCCATTTTAGATGATGGCCGAGAAGTGGCTATTAAGCGTGCTGACAATGACAATGAATTCCTAAGTGAATTGCAAGCTTCATCCCGCCTCAATCACAAGAATGTTGCTCGCTTATTGGGATTTTGTAAAGATAGTAAGGAGCGCGCATTGGTCTATGAGCACATGGAATATGGTACCCTTCGTAGCCATCTTCACAATCCTGAAAGTACTTCTCTAATGTCATGGGCTTCCCGGATTAAAGTGGCACTAGACATAGCCAGGGGCATTGAATACCTACATGTGTATGCAGTACCACCAATCATACACCGCGATATCAAACCGCTTAACATATTCCTAGATGCCACGTTGACTGCTAAGCTGTCGAGTTTCAACTTATCTATGGAAGCCCCTGTGGACGATTGGTCTAGTCATGAATGTGAAAGTGTGGTGGGCACTTCTGGGTACATGGCGCCTGAGTATGTAATTAATGGGAGTTTGACAACCAAAGTTGACGTGTACAGCTTTGGAGTAGTATTGCTAGAAATGTTGTCCGGGTGCAAGGCATATCATGcaaatgaaaataatgaggaaagGTTTATAGTTGATTTTGTAGTGCCATACATTGCCCAAAAGGAAATTCATAGGTTTTTGGACCCAAAAGTGCCACCACCTACCTCATTGGAAATGGAGGCACTGGCATATGTTGCGTCCCTGGCATTGGATTGTGTAAGTAAAGAAGGTGTACTTCGCCCCTCAATGACTAAGGTTGCAAACAACCTACAAAGTGCATTGGAAGGGATTTTGGAAGGGCAAGGTAATTGCTGA